The sequence CCCCCAGGCCACGGAACTGCTAATTGTTAATTAAGCAAGGGTCCAGGTGAACCGAAGCACACCCCGATGAAGGTATCCTGGCCTTCCTTACCCTGCACCCTGTACAGGGGGAGAAGCGGAAGCCCAGAAAGGTCCTGTGGCTTACATGAAGCTCAGACAAAAATCAAGGGTTCAGATCAGCCGCCTTGAGGGGATGCAGGAAGTTGGAGCCAGGGAGAAAGTAGCTGAAGGCCCCTGTTGGCTTCCTTGGGGCATCTCCGGAACACAccaccctcctcctgcttctgccagtACCAGGTGTTCGTCCCCTGAGCATGCAGGTGCTGTCGGTGGTGGTCACAGCCCAGTAATGGTTGTGTTCTCCCGCAGGTCTGAAGAGGCGCCCCAGACGGGTATCCTAGAGAGCAGTGGGTCGCGGCGTCCATCACACACAGTGGTACCATGTAGGTCACTCGTCCCCGGCGTCGTCCTTGAGCCTAGGCGAGTTCGCGCCCAGGGCCCGCCCAGCCTCACTATGAGCCACGGCCCAAGCCCGCGGCTGGCCGAGTCCCCGCAGCTGTCCAAGAGCAGCCTGCTTACCATCCTGGGCAGCCCGTCCCCCGATCGCATGGGCCCGGCCGACTCGCTGCCACCCACGCCGCCCAGCGGCACGCCATCACCGGGGCCGCCACCCGCGCTCCCGCTGCCCGCCCCTGCCCTGCTGGCCGACGGCGACTGGGAGAGTCGCGAGGAGCTGCGGCTGCGGGAGCTGGAGGAGGCGCGCGCGCGAGCCGCGCAGATGGAGAAGACGATGCGCTGGTGGTCCGACTGCACGGCGAACTGGCGCGAGAAGTGGAGCAAGGTGCGCGCCGAGCGCAACCGTGCGCGCGAGGAGGTGCGCCAGCTGCGCCAGCGGCTGGACACCCTCACCAAGGAGTTGGCGGGCGCGCGCCGCGAGCGCCAGGAGGCTCAGGGCGAGTGCGAGGCGCGCGGCCGCGAGCTGGCCCGGCTGCGGGGAGCGCACGGCACGGTGGACAAGACACACGACGGCCCCGATCCCGAGCGTGAGCATGAGCCTGTGCGTGACGTCGGGGCGGAGAGGCCGCCTGGTAGCCAGGTGCGCCCAGCTACACGGCTTAGAAGAAGGCTGGCCTTCGGGCCAGCCTTGCACAGACAGGGGCACAGGTGGGAGGGAGCAGTGAAAAAAAGCTAGTAAGGATCTGGTCTGCAGGGAGGTGTCTTCCACGCCAAGCACAGGAGAGATCCGTGGACTTGGCTTAGGTTAGTAGTCGAGCTGACTGGCATTCTTTCATCCTGAAGGGAGATAACTGGCTCTCTGGGTCCCGAGCCGGGCCTTTGGGAGGGGCGTCAGAAaggcttccccccacccccgaagAGGTTGGTTAGCTGAGACTGAGAGGAGGCATACAAATCCGCTATGGGAAGTGCTGGAATCCATAGTTGGTGGTGGTCATTGCAAAAGTTGGTAGGCTGGAGGCCTGCCGAGCCTGGGGAGTGGTGGTCACTGTACCCATCATTCCGTGCCTATAGGTACATTATCAACTTACTCCctacagcagcccctcccccccccccagagggaGATTCAGAACCAAAGTCTGTGGTGCTAATCCAGCTGCTGGGTTTGCTCCAGGGGGTGAGTGGTAACTCTTAGTATAGCTGGAGCAGGATGGTGGTGAAGGGCAGGCCACACAGGCAAGGTCTGGGCTTTGGTCCCCAGGAGACCAGATCCTAGATTGAGACTTAGCTGACACCCTCCTCTCTGGCCTAGCCCTCTCCCTGTGGCTGGGGATTTGGGTTCCAGGGCTTCATGCTCTTCTTGCtggcttgtttgcttgttgtcACAGTCCCGGAGTCTCCAGGGACAGTTTAGGGAGTCTCGGGTCTGCAGTCTGAGTTTGCACACCAGCCCAGGCACTCTACTCTGTGATCCTACTTTCTGGTATTTCCATCTGTCCCAGGTGGCAACCAGAGTGCCCCACCTGGACCACCTGAGGTCAGGAGGATGGGGGGTCAGCGCTCCACAAGTCCTCAGAGCCACAGATCTCCCCATGACCCTGTTTGCGCCTGAATTAGAATCATAAGCCACAGTAGGAATCCCCGACTAGTTCACCCAGTGTTTGTGCACGTGGGGTGACGGGGGGCCCTCCCAGGATACAGGAAAATGGTGGCTGGCTATGTACTTCCAGGATGTGAGGGAGAGGCCCAGAGAAGGAGAATGAAGTAAGCTGCAAAAGAAACCAGGTCACCTGCCCTGGTCACTTAGCAAACTCCAGGGCAGGGTCTGAGATGGCCATGAGGATGGTGGCCAGGGTGAGGCCCGGGCCAGGTGCAGTCCCTCCCTTGGTCCCCACAGGAGCTGGACCTGGTAGAGAACCTGCTGAAGAGCAGACCAGAGGAGCCTGAGGGCTGCTGGGACACCTACAGTGTGGCAGCTGGGGCCTCTCGGGCCAGCTCAGGCCGCCAGGATCGCAACCGCCTGCCCTGGGAGGACACAGGTGGTACCGAGGAGGATGCCTCCAAGTTGACCGCCCTGCGGCTACGGCTGGACGAATCCCAGAAGGTGCTGCTCAAGGAAAGAGAGtgagtcctgggggggggggggcctggagCTGGGTACCCTGGAATTCAGGTGACTCCCACGAAATCTCTTGAGGCCCAAGCTCAGATTTTACTTACCTTGGGgtgtctttgggttttttttttttgttgttgttgttgttttgttttgttttggtcctTTTTTGTCATCCCTCTCCCCCGTCCCAGCCCCTGCCAgatgaggactgaacccagggctttatgctaggcaagcgctctaccattgagctaaatctccagcaccacaatcTACGATTTTAAATCAGCAAACCCACTAcagtgtcttttgttgttgtttcttataaatcttttttaaaaatttactttatgtgtgcCTCCTTGGCTgagtggtggcggcggcggcggcggtggcagcgcacgcttttaatcccaacattagggaggcagaagtaggcagatctctgtgagttcaaggccagcctggtctacagagtgagttccaggacagccagggtagttACACTGAGAAGCCCTGactaaaatatgtgtgtgtgtatgtgtgtgtgtgtgtgtgtgtgtgtgtgtgtgtgtgtgtgtgtgtatttgagtgatttgtgtgtatatatgtgcaccttGTGAGTGTCTGGTGCCCCTGGGCACCAGAATacggtattggatcccctggaactggaattacagatggttgtaaactgccattttggatgctgggaaccaaacctgggtcctctgtaagagcagcaagtacttttacctctgagccatctccatcccTCATCCTTTGTTTTCAAAGTAGAGCCTCAGTACatgagcccaggctgaccttgacctcactgtgtagcctatgGTGGCCTCAAGCTTACCTCTGGTGGCAGAGAGGGTAGCCGGCTCAGGGAAAGCAGGACAGGAAAGGAAGTTGGCAAGCTGTGCTTGGCCCAGGAAGGTAACAGTTTGTGAGTGGATGGGTCTGGAGGCCCAGGGCGGTCTGGGCTAGAGGTTAAAAAGGCAGGGGTCATCAATGAACAGGTGACCTTGGAAGCCAGGAATCTGGGAATCCGAAGTGGGTGGGCAAGGAGAAGGTTATGGCATGGAGTCCTGGCTCTGTCAGGTTCAGAGGCTGGCTAGTGgagagggggtggtggtgaggaaAGGGAGCCGTGGTTTCGGGGAGAAGGAACCAAGAGACACTTTAACAGGAGAGTGGGCTGCTGGACACACTTAGCTGACCAATGGATTTAGAATATGGAGGTCATCAGGGATTTTAATGATGGCATTTAGAGGGTATAACCTGGTGCTCATGAATATTCTGTAGCACTGGTGACCGGGAAATAAGCATATAGATTATATACTTGGTTCCGCACAtatgattttactttaaaaaaaaaatcaacataaggGCTTGGGAAGAGGGGtttgtctcagtggtagagtgcttacctggcaTGTATAAAccctggggttggggggggggacagaagggagggaggaagaaaacacCCCCTGTGATGCATGGAGCGATGCCTCTAATGGGCGCCATTGCATCTCTGGCTAAGGAAAGCCAAAGGGGCCAGGAACCAGCAGGACCTGGGGAGAAGATGATATGGCTTCCTCCTGACCGCCTCCCCTGCCTACACCTCATCTTGGACTCCTAGCCACAGAATGTGGGAGAACACAGTCTactttttaaacaacaacaacaaaatcaagctAGTCCACCCCCTGAAACACGAAGTCAAAACGAAAAAGAGTCTAATAAAGCCCGTGTGCTCACCCGCTCCCCTCCCCAGGGACAAACTGGCTCTGAGCAGGAGCATCGAGAAGCTGGAGGGGGAGCTCAGCCAGTGGAAGATGAAATACGAGGAGCTGAGCAAGACCAAGCAGGAGATGCTCAAGCAAGTAAGGCCGGAGGCTTGGGGggcgggagtgggggggtgggggtgggggtcctggCTGTGGCAGCCGCATGCTGGGGAGTTCCAGACTTGCGGACAGGTTAGGGTAGAATCCTTTCACTTGGCCATAGTTCTGAGtaccaggcaggcagggagatgATGGTAGCAGCCTAGCAGGTGAGGTCTGTGTGTTGAGAAGGCATCCTAACAGCAtgaagagccaggtggtggcagcccatgcctttaatcccagcactcaagggggcagaggcaggtggaggccGAGGTCAGcgtgacagccagggctacacagagaaaccctgtctcaaaatacaaacaagcaaaaacaaaacagcatgaaGGAGGTAGGGTGATAGGCCGAGGAGGGCCTCTGTAAGAGGACAACTGAGTTGGGTGTGGCAGGTTACTTGGTAGGCTGAGACATGAGGATTGCCGAGTTCCGGGCCAATTTAGATACagggtgagacactgtctcaacatCTCTGCTCCACTCCCTACAAGACGCTGTTTGAAGTGAGACCTCAAGGGGCTGGGTGAAGTCATCCTTGAGAAGATAGGGGATCTGGGTGCTCAGCAGCAGTCCTGGAATAGACAGGCACCTGGTGTATGCTGGACACAGAGAAAGCTGGTGTGGCTGGAGAATCCCATCAGAGGTAGGATTGATGGGACAAATTTCAGAGGGCTTGTGACCAGAATGGAGGTGCCAGATGTGACATTTATCCAATGTATGTCAAGTCAAACAGAAGCCTTGTTCAGTCAAAGGAGCTGTGTCCTCACATTCCCATCTCAGCAGCGTGGCCATTGAGCTTGAGATGTTGGCTGCGGCTTCTGCCTCCTGTACAGATTGCATATGGCCACCAGGGGGCGCAGCTATCCTGGGAAAGCCTTACCAGAACCTCTGGGGTCACAGAGGTCAAAGACCGGAGAATTCGCCTAGGAAGATTGTCCAAACCTGGCCTTCCCTGGGAATCTATTCAAGCTCCTAAAAGAGTCCCAGCCCCCTCCCTGCCTACTTgaaccttccttcttcttttgggGTCCAGGAACCTGGCCCCACACTCTTCAGACTTCCAAGTGTAGTTGCTGGAAAGACACTCCTGGAGTACCAGCGTTCAGTTGATTAGAAAATCCCCTTGCGCCTGGCTTCCTTCCACGGTATTGTCTTCCAGCTCgctgtgtgcttgtgtggggcAGCAGCTTGGAGAAGTGCCCACAGCCGTTCACATGTACACTGGTGTTTAGGCCACCAGTGTATGCCGAGAGCCGTGGGGAAGGCGGGCAAGTTCTCTGCCTCCTAGGCTTGCAGTCTtgtgggcagtgggaaggggccAGGTGGATGGGAGGAGACTTTGTGAGAACACAGGAGTTGGGGTCTACCTAACAGCACCGAGAACCCCTCAGAggggtgttggtgtgtgtgtgttgcgggcGGTGTGGAGGGTTGAACTGACTTCGTTAAAGTTCACTCTTGATTCCCATGGTGGACAGTATGCTGACGCAGTCAAGTGCAGGCACCAAAGGGCCAGATTGTGGTGTGGTCGGAGGTGACAGACATCTGAAGCACAGGGTGGCCAGATTCAGCCTACTCCCGGTCCCTGGGGCCCCATTACCCTGGCTGGTGCTCACCTCTGGCACTACTTCTGGGATATGTCCTGGTGGTCCTCGGTGACCAGGCTGGGTGATGTCTCTGCAGCTCAGCATCCTAAAGGAAACACACCAGGATGAATTGGGCCGCATGTCTGAAGACCTGGAGGATGAGCTGGGTGCGCGCTCCAGCATGGATCGCAAGATGGCTGAGCTGAGGGGTGAGGTGAGTGACTCTAGGAGGGAGGGGCCCAGGAGTTCAGGGGATCCTTGAGCAATCAGTGGGAAAAAGACAGCAGCCTGTGCTGTGTGGGGCCAGCCACACTCCAGGGACCTAGCCTTCAGGAGGCACCCCCTTTCCCACACAAAACCCAGAAGCGCCCCCACATCCtgaacaccatgaaaaaaaaaagcccagcatAATTATAGCCTGCTGCAGCTGGATCTGCTTCCTGGTGCCATTTTTGGCTTCAGGATGGGGGGGTTCTTCTAGCTTGTCTCTCCACCCCTGGCCCCCAGGAGGCTCACTGCGTCTCCCGCTATTGCAGATGGAAAGGCTTCAGGCAGAGAATGCAGCCGAGTGGGGCCGCAGAGAGAGGCTGGAGACGGAAAAGCTGGGCctggagagggagaacaagaaactCCGGGCGCAGGTTGGGGACCTGGAGGAGGCCCTGGCCCGCAGACGGCGGCAGAACGCCAATGCCCTGGACTGTGACCTGAGGGCCAGCCAGGCCGCTCTCTTTGAGAAGAACAAGGTGGGCAGGGAGTAGCTAATCAACACACTTACTGTATGTCCTGCATGTGGATAACCGCAGTACAGGCGAGCCTCCTTGGTCCCCAGACCAGACATCCAAAAGGCTCCCAAACCCCTAACTTTGAGCAGGGAATTTCACACTTAGGTGTGGTAGGTCCCACTCAAAATTCGAGGGCGATAAAAATGCTAAAGAAAATTGCAATCAGGCCCTAATGACGTACGTGAAACTAATGGATTCTATGTTTAGACCCAGGTCCTGTCCCCAAGAGATCTCATGATGTATGTTTGAATACCCCGAAAGTCCAAAAATTCTGGAATCTAGGCTGAAGATAAAgtttggtagagtacttgccaagCATGCGGaaagccctgggtcccatccccagcaccacgtcACGTAGTGTGATGTCTCACGCCTGTAGTCCCAGcgcccaggaggtagaggcaacagcatcagaggttcaaagtcatccttgctACAAAGAGAATTCAGtttcagcctgggttacatgagactcctttttttttttttttttttttttttggtttttcgagacagggtttctctgtgtagctttgcacctttcctggaactcacttggtagcccaggctggcctcgaactcaaagagatctgcctggctctgcctcccgagtgctgggattaaaggcgtgcgcaaccaccacccggctgagactccatttttaaaaaaagaaaggaaggaaggaaggaaggaaggaaggaaggaaggaaggaaggaagaaaaccaaaatacTTTTGAGCCTAGGCACTTCAGACAAAAGATACTCAACGTCTAATTGCATTTATTAGACAACTATTGTAAGATGAAGCAGTTGGTAATTGTAGTAGCTACATGCactaagcacctactgtgtggtAGTGACGGCAGACAGTGTGTGTCCCCCTAGTCCGTGAATCGGATGGCTTAGAGAGACAGATTGCTCTCTCCATCACATGTGGTCAGGCCTGGTCCTGAAAAAGCTTcctgggcgggggcgggggtggggcggggtgatGACTTTGAGCTGAGGTCTCCAGGAAAAGCAGAAGCTAACTGGTGGTTAACTGACCTTGCAGAGGGTAGAGTGAGGACTGGGGAGTCAGAGAAGAAACGAGGGCTCTGGATGGGCGTGATGGGGGGCCCAGGTAGAGGAAGCAGTAACCGCGGGCTGTGCTGTGAGAGCAGTAATCGGAGGTGGGGTGGGCCGCGGCCAGGTGGAAGGCTGCAAGGGAGGTAGACAGCCCGACCCTGGAGCTGGTGAAGGAGACAGTAAAGAcagggctgccccccccccagacacCCCAGAGTAGGGTGGCCATCTCTTTTCCTGGCTGTCCCACTTTGACCTCAGGTCTCTTCCTGTGCCGCATGCACACCTACTCCACAGTCCAGCTCATTCCCCAGACTTAGAACTTtaacaccacatgcatgtctgtaaaCCTCATTGCTTGCCCAGATCCTGACCTG is a genomic window of Peromyscus maniculatus bairdii isolate BWxNUB_F1_BW_parent chromosome 5, HU_Pman_BW_mat_3.1, whole genome shotgun sequence containing:
- the Ccdc102a gene encoding coiled-coil domain-containing protein 102A isoform X1 translates to MSHGPSPRLAESPQLSKSSLLTILGSPSPDRMGPADSLPPTPPSGTPSPGPPPALPLPAPALLADGDWESREELRLRELEEARARAAQMEKTMRWWSDCTANWREKWSKVRAERNRAREEVRQLRQRLDTLTKELAGARRERQEAQGECEARGRELARLRGAHGTVDKTHDGPDPEREHEPVRDVGAERPPGSQELDLVENLLKSRPEEPEGCWDTYSVAAGASRASSGRQDRNRLPWEDTGGTEEDASKLTALRLRLDESQKVLLKEREDKLALSRSIEKLEGELSQWKMKYEELSKTKQEMLKQLSILKETHQDELGRMSEDLEDELGARSSMDRKMAELRGEMERLQAENAAEWGRRERLETEKLGLERENKKLRAQVGDLEEALARRRRQNANALDCDLRASQAALFEKNKELADLKHVHGKLKKQFQEKVAELAHANRRVEQHETEVKKLRLRVEELKKELAQAEDELDEAHNQARKLQRSLDEQTELSENLQVQLEHLQSRLRRQQQNAPLFGKIRSTRFGTEEAGDGASDLDEDEDLQIQVA
- the Ccdc102a gene encoding coiled-coil domain-containing protein 102A isoform X2, which produces MSHGPSPRLAESPQLSKSSLLTILGSPSPDRMGPADSLPPTPPSGTPSPGPPPALPLPAPALLADGDWESREELRLRELEEARARAAQMEKTMRWWSDCTANWREKWSKVRAERNRAREEVRQLRQRLDTLTKELAGARRERQEAQGECEARGRELARLRGAHGTVDKTHDGPDPEREHEPELDLVENLLKSRPEEPEGCWDTYSVAAGASRASSGRQDRNRLPWEDTGGTEEDASKLTALRLRLDESQKVLLKEREDKLALSRSIEKLEGELSQWKMKYEELSKTKQEMLKQLSILKETHQDELGRMSEDLEDELGARSSMDRKMAELRGEMERLQAENAAEWGRRERLETEKLGLERENKKLRAQVGDLEEALARRRRQNANALDCDLRASQAALFEKNKELADLKHVHGKLKKQFQEKVAELAHANRRVEQHETEVKKLRLRVEELKKELAQAEDELDEAHNQARKLQRSLDEQTELSENLQVQLEHLQSRLRRQQQNAPLFGKIRSTRFGTEEAGDGASDLDEDEDLQIQVA